From one Phycodurus eques isolate BA_2022a chromosome 19, UOR_Pequ_1.1, whole genome shotgun sequence genomic stretch:
- the fgf21 gene encoding fibroblast growth factor 21: protein MFCLANNTFWSFFLFAILLPISLSFYLADSNPILAFNSQVREGHLYTENHRRGMYLQISQDGSVSGSDVQTPYSVLQLQSVQPGRIAIKGQRSSLFLCADSGGSLRGQTHFSEDDCTFRELLLADGYTRFLSPLHGFPVSLPSRRSPDRHAVPFTRFLPLKDTLPRETAPERAPIRETYFNLDSADLLGMSQDSVLSPQFSVEK from the exons atgttttgtttagcaAACAACACTTTTTGGAGCTTTTTCCTCTTCGCAATCCTTCTTCCTAtctctctgtctttttatcttGCCGACTCCAACCCGATTTTAGCATTTAACAGTCAAGTCAGAGAGGGGCATCTTTACACAG AAAATCACAGACGAGGGATGTACCTGCAGATCAGCCAGGATGGGAGCGTGTCCGGAAGTGACGTTCAGACTCCTTACA GCGTGCTGCAGTTGCAGTCGGTGCAACCGGGCCGCATCGCCATTAAAGGTCAGAGGTCGTCTCTGTTTCTGTGCGCCGACAGCGGGGGCTCTCTGAGGGGACAG ACACACTTCTCGGAGGACGACTGCACCTTCCGAGAGCTCCTGCTGGCAGACGGATACACGCGCTTCCTTTCCCCGCTCCACGGATTTCCCGTGTCGCTGCCGTCCAGGCGTTCCCCGGATCGACACGCCGTCCCCTTCACCCGATTCCTGCCACTCAAGGATACCCTTCCGAGGGAGACCGCACCGGAGCGGGCGCCGATAAGGGAGACCTACTTCAACCTGGACTCTGCCGACCTTCTTGGAATGTCTCAGGATTCCGTGCTCAGTCCTCAGTTCTCAGTGGAAAAGTGA